A genomic window from Brassica oleracea var. oleracea cultivar TO1000 chromosome C8, BOL, whole genome shotgun sequence includes:
- the LOC106310830 gene encoding aspartic proteinase A3 has protein sequence MFTLKSFFVIVTIIICDLQISNGSVSLTIKKKNINEGVVSLTNFDDVIYYGEVSVGTPPQKFNVVFDTGSSNFWIPSTKWPTDTVYPHPKFNTEGSKTYTAKYDNTDKHKRKINVDITYTVGALKGTLSQDNLILGGIILEAQDFFVGFKPDLHMKKVKFDGILGLGLPSLKFAGTVSVLENLVNKKLITQHIFSILMTPRKGPGADAGQIIFGGLNERHFLGKHFYVPVLSGKGFWNISMSQISVNGEDMKACAPQCFAFVDAGTTDIFGPKDEIMKIYAAVNTTQKQIACYKVKTLPVISFVIGGKSFSITRNNYAYEYLDRRGAKRCDLRLEQSDSNTWVLGIAFMEAYHTVFDIQDFNKPKIGFASAAP, from the exons ATGTTTACTTTAAAGAGTTTTTTCGTGATAGTAACAATAATCATTTGTGACTTACAAATCTCGAATGGTTCTGTGAGTTTGACAATAAAAAAAAAGAATATTAACGAAGGAGTGGTGAGTTTGACAAACTTTGATGATGTGATATATTATGGGGAAGTTAGTGTTGGTACTCCACCACAAAAGTTTAATGTAGTATTCGACACTGGAAGTTCTAATTTTTGGATTCCTTCTACGAAGTGGCCTACTGATACTGTCTATCCACACCCAAAGTTCAACACCGAAGGATCAAAGACGTACACTGCGAAATATGACAATACCGATAAACATAAAC GAAAAATAAACGTAGATATTACATATACAGTGGGTGCACTGAAAGGTACCCTATCCCAAGATAATCTCATTCTCGGTGGGATTATTCTTGAGGCGCAAGACTTCTTTGTAGGGTTTAAACCAGATCTTCACATGAAAAAGGTCAAATTCGATGGAATACTAGGACTGGGATTGCCATCTCTGAAGTTTGCTGGAACTGTCTCAGTGTTGGAGAATCTGGTGAATAAAAAATTAATAACCCAACATATTTTCTCTATACTGATGACTCCTCGAAAGGGACCTGGAGCAGACGCTGGTCAGATCATTTTTGGTGGACTCAACGAAAGACACTTCCTTGGCAAACATTTCTATGTTCCTGTACTGTCGGGGAAAGGCTTTTGGAACATTTCAATGTCTCAAATTTCCGTTAATGGAGAAGATATGAAAGCTTGTGCTCCACAATGCTTTGCATTTGTGGATGCTGGGACGACAGACATTTTTGGTCCAAAG GACGAAATCATGAAGATCTATGCAGCAGTTAACACAACTCAAAAACAGATTGCATGCTACAAGGTTAAAACGTTGCCGGTGATCTCCTTCGTAATTGGAGGAAAGAGTTTTTCCATCACTCGAAACAAT TACGCATACGAATACTTAGATAGAAGGGGAGCAAAACGATGCGACCTTCGTTTGGAGCAATCTGACAGTAACACATG GGTTTTGGGTATAGCTTTCATGGAAGCTTACCATACGGTCTTCGATATTCAAGATTTCAATAAGCCAAAGATCGGGTTTGCTAGCGCAGCACCATAA